One Myxococcales bacterium genomic region harbors:
- a CDS encoding ABC transporter ATP-binding protein: MPDEVPASSSPESASAPAVRAVGVSKRVRDGEGRRAVLSDVSFEVARGELVVLRGPSGSGKSTLLAIVGGMLSPTSGEVYLDGEATSRLREAHRADVRRKKVGFVFQDLQLLDAMTAIDNVLLPRVPEGVRREDEARAMTLLTRFGVERSAHTPVRSLSGGERQRVALARALLFDPPLVVMDEPTAHLDDARTHALATELAAIVGEGRAVLVASHDARIVGLPGARVITLEDGRVVGGPSPVAEARA; the protein is encoded by the coding sequence GTGCCCGACGAGGTCCCTGCATCGAGCTCCCCCGAGTCCGCGAGCGCCCCTGCCGTGCGCGCGGTGGGCGTGTCGAAGCGGGTCCGCGACGGCGAGGGTCGGCGCGCGGTGCTCAGCGACGTGTCGTTCGAGGTCGCGCGGGGGGAGCTCGTGGTGCTCCGCGGCCCGAGCGGGAGCGGCAAGTCCACCTTGCTCGCCATCGTCGGGGGCATGCTCTCGCCCACGAGCGGCGAGGTGTACCTCGACGGCGAGGCCACCTCGCGCCTCCGTGAGGCCCACAGGGCCGACGTACGCCGCAAGAAGGTCGGCTTCGTCTTCCAAGACCTTCAGCTCCTCGACGCGATGACCGCGATCGACAACGTGCTCCTCCCGCGTGTGCCCGAGGGGGTCCGTCGCGAGGACGAAGCCCGCGCCATGACCCTCCTCACGCGCTTCGGCGTCGAGCGGTCGGCCCACACGCCCGTGCGGAGCCTGTCGGGCGGCGAGCGTCAACGGGTGGCGCTCGCGCGTGCGCTGCTCTTCGACCCTCCGCTCGTCGTCATGGACGAGCCCACCGCCCACCTCGACGACGCGCGCACCCACGCCCTCGCAACGGAGCTCGCGGCCATCGTCGGCGAGGGACGCGCGGTGCTCGTCGCGAGCCACGACGCCCGCATCGTGGGGCTCCCCGGCGCGCGTGTGATCACCCTCGAAGATGGCCGCGTCGTGGGCGGTCCGTCCCCTGTCGCCGAGGCCCGCGCATGA
- a CDS encoding cyclic nucleotide-binding domain-containing protein translates to MNDRPSTRSLPSDRPSGRSLTRSEPPVTPAQLREIGLFGALPDDILEHLCETLKTVRAAPGDAIFREGDAGRELFVVLEGEMEVTKKSRRGRDTRVAIFGPCDAFGEMSIIDMQPRSATVRALGPARLLRVSSEDMDALYRHDLKAYTLIVLNIAREMSRRLRVTDGLLADFTSTLVEEYVGGKPQSK, encoded by the coding sequence ATGAACGACCGCCCCTCGACTCGGTCCCTCCCGTCCGACCGCCCGTCCGGCCGGAGCCTCACGCGCTCCGAGCCGCCGGTGACCCCCGCGCAGCTCCGCGAGATAGGCCTCTTCGGGGCCCTCCCGGACGACATCCTCGAGCACCTCTGCGAGACCTTGAAGACGGTGCGGGCCGCCCCGGGGGACGCGATCTTCCGCGAGGGGGACGCTGGCCGCGAGCTCTTCGTGGTGCTCGAGGGCGAGATGGAGGTCACGAAGAAGAGCCGGCGCGGTCGCGACACGCGGGTCGCCATCTTCGGCCCGTGCGACGCGTTCGGGGAGATGTCGATCATCGACATGCAGCCCCGGTCGGCCACGGTGCGGGCGCTCGGCCCGGCCCGCCTCCTCCGGGTGTCCAGCGAGGACATGGACGCCCTCTACCGGCACGACCTCAAGGCCTACACGCTCATCGTGCTGAACATCGCCCGGGAGATGTCGCGGCGGCTCCGGGTCACGGATGGGCTGCTTGCCGACTTCACCTCGACGCTCGTCGAGGAGTATGTGGGCGGGAAACCCCAATCCAAGTAA
- a CDS encoding GNAT family N-acetyltransferase, which yields MQTREITKEDFDEIVEVIDRWWDGPMSTFAHPIFFYELGDKALIVESDGVMIGFLLGFIAHHPVKTGYVHLVGIHPEHRRKGVGRVLYAQFTESCRAAGCVRMKAITTPGNEGSQKFHAAVGWTISEVDNYAGRKRKRVVFVNDLVPTA from the coding sequence ATGCAGACGCGCGAGATCACGAAGGAGGATTTCGACGAAATCGTCGAGGTCATCGATCGCTGGTGGGACGGGCCCATGAGCACGTTCGCTCACCCGATCTTCTTCTACGAGCTCGGAGACAAGGCGCTCATCGTCGAGTCCGACGGCGTGATGATCGGGTTCTTGCTCGGCTTCATCGCGCACCACCCGGTGAAGACCGGCTACGTGCACCTCGTGGGCATCCACCCCGAGCATCGCCGCAAGGGCGTAGGGCGCGTGCTCTATGCGCAGTTCACCGAGAGCTGCCGCGCGGCGGGCTGCGTGCGCATGAAGGCCATCACCACGCCGGGCAACGAAGGCTCGCAGAAGTTCCACGCGGCCGTCGGTTGGACGATCTCCGAGGTCGACAACTACGCGGGCCGCAAGCGCAAGCGCGTCGTGTTCGTGAACGACCTGGTCCCGACGGCGTAG
- a CDS encoding ribulose-phosphate 3-epimerase, whose protein sequence is MPPVIIAPSILSADFARLGEEVRALETAKADWVHVDVMDGRFVPNITLGPPIVASLRKVTKLPLDCHLMIVEPERYVDDFAKAGADVISVHVEACVHLHRTLSHIRSLGKRAGVVVNPSTSEEALKYVYDVADLVLVMSVNPGFGGQSFIESALPKIERIRKAIEASGRAIDLQVDGGVNEETAPRVVSAGANVLVAGNAVFSKPSYAEAIARLRGAR, encoded by the coding sequence ATGCCCCCCGTGATCATCGCCCCGTCCATCCTCTCCGCCGATTTTGCCCGCCTGGGAGAGGAGGTACGCGCCCTCGAGACGGCGAAGGCCGATTGGGTGCACGTCGACGTCATGGACGGCCGGTTCGTGCCCAACATCACCCTCGGGCCGCCCATCGTCGCCTCGCTCCGCAAGGTCACCAAGCTCCCCCTCGACTGCCACCTCATGATCGTCGAGCCGGAGCGCTACGTCGACGACTTCGCCAAGGCCGGCGCCGACGTGATCTCGGTGCACGTCGAGGCGTGCGTGCACCTGCATCGGACGCTCTCCCACATTCGCTCCCTCGGGAAACGCGCCGGCGTCGTGGTCAATCCGTCGACCAGCGAAGAGGCCCTGAAGTACGTGTACGACGTCGCCGACCTCGTGCTCGTCATGAGCGTGAACCCGGGCTTCGGGGGGCAGAGCTTCATCGAGTCGGCCCTCCCCAAGATCGAACGCATTCGAAAGGCCATCGAGGCCAGCGGGAGAGCGATCGACCTCCAGGTCGACGGGGGCGTCAACGAAGAGACGGCACCGCGCGTCGTGTCCGCGGGCGCCAACGTGCTCGTCGCAGGCAACGCCGTGTTCTCGAAGCCGAGCTACGCCGAGGCCATCGCGCGCCTCCGGGGGGCGCGTTGA
- a CDS encoding lamin tail domain-containing protein, which produces MKSTTDRRLVLLALVLVPAALAYACSGDDTVPVVDAGTAETYVPPPPPPPIDAARDTSTVDSGRFDAGSNLSASNLLINEVSGGDEWVELVNIGADPEDISGIRLADRDKTTGEPKLSEAVMFPPSTVVQKGGYVIVRGGGTGDAGRPCPDGGQSHCFNAEFGISNKSGETLFLLAKDGGVLGKVVYPPDASSGAMSWSRLPSGDPDAGFETAPETPGAPNRR; this is translated from the coding sequence ATGAAATCGACCACCGATCGCCGCCTCGTGCTCTTGGCCCTCGTGCTCGTGCCCGCGGCCCTGGCGTACGCCTGCTCGGGCGACGACACCGTCCCCGTCGTCGACGCGGGCACCGCCGAGACGTACGTGCCGCCGCCCCCGCCGCCCCCGATCGACGCCGCGCGAGACACGTCCACGGTCGACTCCGGGAGGTTCGACGCAGGCTCGAACCTGAGCGCTTCGAACCTCCTCATCAACGAGGTCTCCGGCGGCGACGAGTGGGTCGAGCTCGTGAACATCGGCGCCGATCCCGAGGACATCTCCGGCATCCGGCTCGCCGATCGCGACAAAACCACGGGCGAGCCCAAGCTCTCCGAGGCCGTCATGTTCCCACCCTCGACCGTGGTCCAAAAGGGCGGATACGTGATCGTGCGCGGCGGCGGCACCGGCGACGCGGGGCGCCCGTGCCCCGATGGCGGGCAGTCGCACTGCTTCAACGCCGAGTTCGGCATCAGCAACAAAAGCGGAGAGACCCTCTTCTTGCTCGCGAAGGACGGCGGCGTGCTCGGGAAGGTGGTCTACCCGCCCGACGCCTCCTCGGGTGCGATGAGCTGGTCACGTCTCCCGAGCGGCGATCCCGACGCGGGCTTCGAGACGGCACCCGAGACGCCCGGCGCCCCGAACCGGCGCTGA
- a CDS encoding competence/damage-inducible protein A, which yields MHPSVILTIGTELTRGELVNSNAAWLGERLTALGFDVVSHLTIADDRARIVRTLRALAREAKVVVVTGGLGPTTDDLTSECAAEALGVPMRRDDASLAAIVARFERLGRPMSPSNAKQADFPEGADVLPNAQGTAPGFGMTLDGCRFFFMPGVPREMKAMFEGEVVPRIASLGRALSHQIHLHCFGLPESQVGERLAGLEAATPGLTLGYRAHFPEIEVKVLVRADDLDTAKARATEIAREVRARLGDAVFGEGDDTFAAVVARSLLEKKLTLAVAESCTGGLVGHLLTREAGASAYLLADAVTYANEAKTRFAGVDPALIAAHGAVSEEVARAMAEGVRERAGADVALALTGVAGPSGGSPEKPVGTVFLAVATAQGTRAKKVFFSHERTMVQKFAAFAGLDMVRREVEGRAG from the coding sequence ATGCATCCCTCCGTCATCCTCACCATCGGTACCGAGCTCACCCGCGGCGAGCTCGTGAACTCCAACGCCGCCTGGCTCGGCGAGCGCCTCACCGCCCTCGGCTTCGACGTCGTGTCCCACCTGACCATCGCCGACGATCGCGCCCGCATCGTGCGCACCCTCCGCGCCCTGGCGAGAGAGGCCAAGGTCGTCGTGGTGACGGGAGGCCTTGGCCCCACGACCGACGACCTCACGTCCGAGTGTGCGGCCGAAGCGCTCGGCGTGCCGATGCGACGAGACGACGCCTCCCTCGCGGCCATCGTCGCGCGCTTCGAGCGGCTCGGCCGCCCCATGAGCCCGAGCAACGCCAAACAGGCCGATTTTCCCGAGGGAGCCGACGTGCTGCCCAACGCGCAAGGCACCGCCCCGGGCTTCGGCATGACGCTCGATGGTTGCCGCTTCTTCTTCATGCCCGGCGTCCCCCGCGAGATGAAGGCCATGTTCGAGGGTGAGGTCGTGCCCCGCATCGCGTCGCTCGGGCGCGCCCTGTCGCACCAGATCCACCTGCACTGCTTTGGTCTCCCCGAGTCGCAGGTCGGCGAGCGATTGGCCGGGCTCGAGGCCGCGACGCCAGGTCTCACGCTGGGGTACCGCGCGCATTTCCCCGAGATCGAGGTGAAGGTGCTCGTGCGCGCCGACGACCTCGACACCGCGAAGGCGCGCGCCACGGAGATCGCCCGCGAAGTGCGCGCTCGTCTCGGCGACGCGGTCTTCGGCGAGGGCGACGACACGTTCGCCGCGGTCGTCGCGCGCTCGCTGCTCGAGAAGAAGCTCACCCTCGCGGTGGCCGAGAGCTGCACCGGGGGCCTCGTGGGTCACCTGCTCACACGCGAGGCCGGCGCATCGGCGTACCTGCTCGCCGACGCGGTGACGTACGCGAACGAAGCCAAAACACGCTTCGCGGGAGTGGACCCCGCGCTCATCGCCGCGCACGGAGCCGTGAGCGAGGAGGTCGCGCGGGCCATGGCCGAGGGCGTCCGTGAGCGCGCCGGAGCCGACGTGGCGCTGGCCCTCACGGGCGTGGCGGGCCCGAGCGGAGGCTCGCCGGAGAAGCCCGTCGGCACGGTGTTCCTCGCGGTCGCCACGGCCCAAGGCACCCGCGCGAAGAAGGTCTTTTTCTCCCACGAGCGCACGATGGTGCAGAAGTTCGCGGCCTTCGCGGGCCTCGACATGGTCCGCCGCGAGGTGGAGGGTAGGGCGGGCTGA
- a CDS encoding SAM-dependent methyltransferase, whose protein sequence is MDERRVRSAARAVAGDFQTPLELARGVVRAVAETGVRPRAVLEPTCGKGAFLLAAREVFPRARLVGFDVNAEYVAEARRALGASARVEEADFFGVDWAAVLSELPAPVLVLGNPPWVTSATVSKLGGSNGPERTRRTGLVGLDAVTGASNFDISVWMLEVLGRAALTRGASLAVLCKAQVARKMVSFFHREGVHAEGDIWKLDARRHFGASVDAVAFAARPASPRGAGGVFAVRPDLVSAPVSRLGVRRGSLTGDVDAEGRTAFLERTNDGPDEPEWRSGIKHDAAKVMELHRVGETFVNGLGEPVELEPSHVLPLMKGSDVANRRAPGARALVVPQRALFDPTEALAESAPRTYTYLRRHEATLLARKSRIYAGRPAFSIFGVGPYAFAPYKVAVCGLYKRLAFHLVGPCEGQPVVFDDTVTFLPFDDEASAACVAKALESPLAREFFEARVFWDEQRPLGKAVLQRLSLRALLEAENGPGDPFSLERHPKEP, encoded by the coding sequence GTGGATGAGCGTCGCGTGAGGAGCGCGGCGCGCGCCGTCGCCGGAGATTTTCAGACGCCCCTCGAGCTCGCGCGGGGCGTGGTGCGGGCCGTCGCCGAGACGGGGGTGAGGCCGCGTGCCGTGCTCGAGCCCACGTGCGGCAAGGGCGCCTTCTTGCTCGCGGCGCGTGAGGTGTTCCCGCGCGCGCGCCTCGTGGGGTTCGACGTGAACGCGGAGTACGTGGCCGAGGCCCGCCGCGCCCTCGGTGCCTCGGCGCGCGTCGAAGAGGCCGACTTCTTCGGGGTCGACTGGGCGGCGGTGCTGAGTGAGCTGCCCGCTCCGGTGCTCGTGCTCGGCAACCCGCCGTGGGTCACGTCGGCGACGGTGAGCAAGCTCGGAGGCTCGAACGGGCCCGAGCGCACGCGCCGCACCGGGCTCGTCGGCCTCGACGCCGTCACGGGCGCCTCGAACTTCGATATCTCGGTGTGGATGCTCGAGGTGCTCGGGCGCGCGGCGCTCACGCGTGGGGCGAGCCTCGCCGTGCTGTGCAAGGCGCAGGTCGCCCGCAAGATGGTGAGCTTCTTTCATCGCGAGGGAGTGCACGCCGAGGGCGACATCTGGAAGCTCGACGCGCGCCGGCATTTCGGCGCCTCGGTCGACGCCGTGGCCTTCGCCGCGCGGCCCGCCTCTCCGCGCGGGGCTGGGGGCGTGTTCGCCGTGCGGCCCGATCTCGTGTCGGCGCCGGTGTCGCGGCTCGGCGTGCGAAGGGGCAGCCTCACGGGCGACGTCGACGCCGAGGGCAGGACGGCCTTCCTCGAGCGCACGAACGACGGCCCCGACGAGCCCGAGTGGCGCTCGGGCATCAAACACGACGCCGCCAAGGTGATGGAGCTTCACCGCGTGGGCGAGACCTTCGTGAACGGCCTCGGCGAGCCGGTGGAGCTCGAGCCCTCCCACGTCCTCCCGCTCATGAAGGGAAGCGACGTCGCGAATCGGCGTGCTCCGGGGGCACGTGCGCTCGTCGTGCCGCAGCGCGCCCTCTTCGATCCGACCGAGGCGCTCGCCGAGTCGGCCCCGCGCACGTACACCTACCTGCGTCGTCATGAGGCCACGCTGCTCGCGCGCAAGAGCCGCATTTACGCGGGCCGCCCGGCGTTCTCGATCTTCGGGGTGGGCCCGTACGCCTTCGCGCCCTACAAGGTGGCCGTGTGCGGGCTGTACAAACGTCTCGCCTTTCACCTCGTCGGCCCCTGCGAGGGGCAGCCCGTCGTCTTCGACGACACCGTCACGTTCTTGCCGTTCGACGACGAGGCCTCCGCCGCGTGTGTGGCGAAGGCCCTGGAGAGCCCGCTCGCCCGGGAATTTTTCGAGGCCCGCGTGTTCTGGGACGAGCAGCGCCCGCTAGGAAAAGCCGTGCTCCAGCGCCTCTCGTTGCGCGCCCTCCTCGAGGCCGAAAACGGCCCCGGTGACCCTTTCTCCCTCGAGCGACATCCAAAGGAACCCTAG